The Thalassotalea piscium sequence CCTGAAAAGGGGTTAATGCTTGCTATTTTGAATGAATTTTAGTGTTAACAACAGGTAAATTTTTCTACAAAGGTCAACAGGTCCTAGGGCGTGTTGATCTTTGCTGTACATTTTTGCAGCAATCTGTTTGGTGTTTATACAAGGCTGAACTTATGTAATGGGGTTGTTCCCCATAAGTAAGTGAAAACGCCGTAGAAAAACCAAAGAGGCGCTGTCCTACGGATACGTTTAAACATGATTTACTTTTCGTTCTAGCTCATTTATGTAGAATACTACACTTTATTCGCTACGCCTCAATTAAATCATGTTTAATTCGTACAAAATTTGTACTCGAAAAGTCAACACGCCCTAGTATTTAATACAAAAGTAGATAATATCTATGAATGGTTTGGCACAATTAATGTAATTTTAATTATCAATGAAGAGGCGATACAGTCACTTATTCACTATGCTAATAGTATTAATACTAAGTGCTTTGTTAATACTTATTTGTAAAATTACGGAAGGACTTGTTCATGGAGTTTAAAGGTTTAATACCTTGTTATGTCAATGGTGTTTTTATTGATACAGGGCAGTATGTTAATAATATTAATCCTGTTAACGGCGAAGTTATTTCTCAATTATGTGAAGCTACCCCTGCGCTAATAGATAAAGCTGTGAACAGTGCAACGTTTGCCTTTAAAGGAGCGTGGGGGGAAATGTCGGTCAATCAACGATGCGACCTATTGCATAAAGTGGCCGAGCGCATGATTGAGCGGCAAGCTGAATTTATAGAGGCTGAAATTGCTGATACTGGTAAATCGCTTTTTCAAGTTGAAACTATTGATATACCAAGGGGTGCGGCAAACTTTAACGTTTTTGCCGATATGGCAAAATTTACTAGCGGTGAAACTTTTCTTACCGAAACACCCAATGGAGAAAAAGCACTTAACTATAGCGTAAACAAACCACTCGGCGTGGTTGCAGTAATCTCACCTTGGAACCTACCTTTATTATTAGCTACATGGAAAATAGCGCCGGCGTTAGCATGTGGTAACTGTGTTATTTTAAAACCTTCAGAAGAAACTTCATCTACAGCAATGCTTCTTGCACAAGTTATGGATGAAGTTGGTGTACCAAAAGGCGTTTTTAATCTAATTTTAGGCCGAGGAAGTATTGTTGGAGATTATTTAACTGCACATCGTGGGGTTGACGCGGTTACTTTTACTGGAGCATCTGCAACTGGCCAGCATATTATGCGCTCTGTGGCTCAAGGGGTTAAACCTATTTCATTTGAACTGGGGGGGAAAAATTCAGCAATTGTGTTTAGTGATGCCGACCTTAAAAAAGCCATTGCCGGTGTTACTCGTTCAACGTTTACTAATTGCGGACAAGTGTGCTTATGTACAGAAAAAGTGTATGTTCACCGAGATATTGCTCAAGCTTTCATTCAAGGGCTGAAGCACAGTGCTAGCCAGATAAAAATAGGCTACCCAAAAGAAGCAGGTGTCTTTATTGGGCCTTTAGTGTCTAAAGCTCATCAAGAAAAAGTATTGTCGTATTATCAGTTGGCAAAAGATGAAGGCGCAGAGGTTATTTATGGTGGTGGTGTCCCTCATTTTGGTGATGAACGTGATAATGGCTGTTATATTGAGCCTACCATTATTACTGGGCTTGATGATAATGCGCGCGTCAATCAAGAAGAAATTTTTGGTCCTATTTGTCATATTTCAATATTTGAC is a genomic window containing:
- a CDS encoding 2-hydroxymuconic semialdehyde dehydrogenase; the protein is MEFKGLIPCYVNGVFIDTGQYVNNINPVNGEVISQLCEATPALIDKAVNSATFAFKGAWGEMSVNQRCDLLHKVAERMIERQAEFIEAEIADTGKSLFQVETIDIPRGAANFNVFADMAKFTSGETFLTETPNGEKALNYSVNKPLGVVAVISPWNLPLLLATWKIAPALACGNCVILKPSEETSSTAMLLAQVMDEVGVPKGVFNLILGRGSIVGDYLTAHRGVDAVTFTGASATGQHIMRSVAQGVKPISFELGGKNSAIVFSDADLKKAIAGVTRSTFTNCGQVCLCTEKVYVHRDIAQAFIQGLKHSASQIKIGYPKEAGVFIGPLVSKAHQEKVLSYYQLAKDEGAEVIYGGGVPHFGDERDNGCYIEPTIITGLDDNARVNQEEIFGPICHISIFDEEDEVIRRANNTEYGLAAAIWTENLSRAHRVAPKLDVGIVWVNTWFLRDLRTAFGGVKLSGIGREGGQHSMRFYSEPTNICIKID